A part of Paenibacillus sp. sptzw28 genomic DNA contains:
- a CDS encoding NAD(P)H-binding protein → MTILVTGATGTVGRHVVNQLMQIGEQVRAVSRNPAKANLPEGVEVVAGDLNEPDTLQAALVGVKGLFLIISSDEANATLETQPKVIELAEHAGVKRVVVLVGYEEGPVEEALKNSGMEWTLVKPGEFMANILMDWRESIRSEGVVREAFGDAPSARVHEADVAAVAVTALTEGGHHGQSYILTGPETLSRREAVRTISEGIGKEIQFEELSEEQARQNWRDQGYEEGDIEFFVLMGKNPPEIGHTVVSTVEQVTGRPARTLAEWMAEHKHDFL, encoded by the coding sequence ATGACAATATTAGTAACAGGTGCTACAGGAACGGTAGGAAGACATGTTGTCAATCAACTCATGCAAATAGGGGAACAGGTGAGAGCGGTTTCACGCAATCCGGCAAAAGCGAATTTACCGGAGGGTGTTGAGGTTGTGGCAGGAGATCTTAATGAACCAGATACGCTGCAGGCCGCATTGGTAGGCGTTAAAGGGTTATTCTTAATCATCTCCAGCGATGAGGCTAATGCGACGTTGGAAACTCAGCCCAAAGTGATTGAGCTGGCGGAGCATGCCGGTGTGAAACGGGTCGTCGTATTGGTCGGTTACGAAGAGGGGCCTGTTGAGGAAGCGCTCAAGAATAGCGGGATGGAATGGACACTCGTAAAGCCGGGAGAATTTATGGCCAATATACTTATGGACTGGCGGGAATCGATTCGTTCGGAGGGAGTTGTCCGGGAGGCTTTCGGGGACGCGCCGAGTGCCAGAGTCCATGAAGCGGATGTTGCCGCCGTTGCCGTTACTGCTCTCACGGAGGGTGGTCATCACGGACAAAGCTATATTCTCACTGGCCCGGAGACTCTTTCGCGTAGAGAAGCTGTACGGACGATTAGCGAAGGGATCGGCAAGGAAATTCAATTTGAAGAACTGTCGGAGGAGCAAGCGAGACAAAACTGGAGAGATCAAGGCTATGAAGAGGGGGATATCGAATTTTTTGTCCTCATGGGCAAAAATCCACCCGAAATCGGACATACGGTCGTCTCCACTGTCGAGCAAGTGACTGGACGTCCTGCCAGAACACTTGCCGAGTGGATGGCTGAACATAAACACGACTTTTTGTAA
- a CDS encoding DNA glycosylase AlkZ-like family protein, whose translation MEPSTEAEGEARLVELWLRAFGPVTATDIKWWLGRRSPRCAGRSSRSSAFIYASKSSCLSD comes from the coding sequence ATAGAACCCTCCACTGAAGCCGAGGGTGAAGCACGGCTAGTCGAACTGTGGTTGCGGGCCTTCGGACCCGTAACCGCGACCGACATCAAGTGGTGGCTCGGTCGACGCTCACCGCGGTGCGCAGGGCGCTCGTCACGCTCGTCAGCCTTCATTTACGCATCTAAAAGTTCCTGCTTATCCGATTAA
- a CDS encoding ATP-binding cassette domain-containing protein: MSYAIEIIGLRKSFNDQEVVKGIHLSVKKGELFALLGPNGAGKTTTINMLSTLLKPDGGTALVSGYDVVKHAKEVRKKISLTGQFAALDEGLSGLQNVILIARLYGFPPKEARSIAEQLILSFGLSDAKDRMVRSYSGGMLRRLDIAASIVTQPEIIFLDEPTTGLDPQSRMGVWEVVRTLLKHGTTVLLTTQYLEEADQLADRIAVIDKGNIVAEGTPNQLKASIGVKR, encoded by the coding sequence ATGTCTTATGCTATTGAAATCATTGGCCTCCGAAAATCATTTAACGATCAAGAGGTGGTTAAAGGCATTCATCTAAGCGTCAAAAAAGGAGAACTGTTTGCCCTGCTTGGCCCTAACGGCGCCGGGAAAACAACAACTATAAATATGTTATCCACGCTTCTTAAGCCAGATGGAGGAACTGCGCTTGTATCTGGTTATGATGTGGTGAAGCACGCCAAAGAAGTGAGAAAGAAAATAAGCCTTACCGGGCAGTTCGCTGCCCTAGATGAAGGGTTGTCAGGGCTTCAAAATGTAATTCTAATTGCCAGGCTTTATGGCTTTCCTCCGAAAGAAGCACGTTCCATAGCAGAACAACTGATTCTATCGTTCGGGCTCTCGGATGCTAAGGATCGTATGGTTCGGAGCTATTCCGGAGGTATGCTCAGACGCTTGGATATTGCCGCTAGCATTGTCACTCAGCCGGAAATTATCTTTTTAGATGAACCGACAACCGGATTAGACCCTCAAAGTCGAATGGGGGTGTGGGAAGTGGTTCGCACGTTATTGAAGCATGGAACGACGGTGTTGTTGACGACCCAATACCTGGAGGAAGCCGATCAGCTGGCTGACAGAATCGCTGTAATCGATAAAGGGAATATTGTTGCCGAAGGGACACCCAATCAATTGAAGGCATCCATTGGCGTAAAACGTTAG
- a CDS encoding YafY family protein, with the protein MKLDRMLGITMELLTRRRVTATELAARFEVSIRTIYRDVDLINQAGIPVASFTGTDGGFELMNGFFLTKQHFSVDDFSVIYNLLKGMEGAMGGQSVSLMQKLSSLQPALLNGGYHDKIIFDMSTSESEKEIVHPLLHAINRTRVIVFFYTSATGTLSQKKVEPIKLYWERGAWYVEGYCLSHQAKRFFRVSRITELEVLDDQFQPRDICSLQAEEEARGVQTHLRFDLTAQPRVFEQFQGECTHHGDYIDVHTVFYSQEYAISIILSYSSKVTIISPDELKQNLIEKINEIQRLYTQI; encoded by the coding sequence ATGAAACTGGATCGCATGCTCGGGATTACGATGGAGCTATTAACAAGAAGAAGAGTGACGGCAACAGAATTGGCAGCTAGATTCGAGGTTTCCATTCGTACGATTTATCGTGATGTAGATCTAATCAATCAAGCGGGCATACCCGTTGCTTCGTTTACGGGTACTGACGGCGGTTTTGAGCTAATGAACGGTTTCTTCTTAACAAAACAGCACTTCTCTGTTGATGATTTTTCGGTCATCTATAATCTTCTTAAGGGCATGGAAGGAGCTATGGGGGGCCAGTCCGTCTCGTTAATGCAAAAGCTTTCCAGTCTGCAGCCTGCTCTGTTGAATGGGGGGTACCACGATAAGATCATATTTGATATGAGTACATCAGAAAGCGAGAAGGAGATTGTTCATCCACTCCTTCATGCGATCAATCGGACCCGGGTCATTGTATTTTTTTACACAAGTGCAACAGGCACCTTATCTCAAAAAAAGGTGGAGCCAATCAAGCTGTATTGGGAGCGCGGGGCATGGTATGTGGAGGGATATTGCTTATCGCATCAAGCGAAACGCTTTTTCCGAGTTTCTAGGATCACCGAGCTGGAAGTGTTAGACGACCAATTTCAACCTAGAGACATATGCTCCCTTCAAGCTGAGGAAGAGGCCCGAGGCGTACAAACCCATCTTCGTTTTGATTTAACAGCTCAGCCTCGAGTGTTCGAGCAGTTTCAGGGAGAGTGTACGCATCATGGGGATTATATTGACGTACACACAGTTTTCTACTCACAAGAATACGCGATTTCCATTATTCTTAGCTACAGTTCAAAGGTGACTATCATTTCACCAGACGAGTTGAAGCAAAATTTAATAGAAAAAATCAATGAAATACAAAGGCTTTATACGCAAATTTAA
- a CDS encoding ABC transporter permease translates to MNSSPNINESLLLRKSGPRSPNSLTSTSIFMWRTWQNTKNNGFGFAMDAILTPVMMLLIFNFLFGGAIAGSTEAYIQFLLPGILVLTVVPMTVYSGTTLCQDISKGVYNRFRTMPFWQSAPVLGPLMTDGLRYSIALLVACGTGLLLGFRPEDGVKGTIIAILFIIFFAFSVSWIFSMIGVIAKRPETVSGSSMMVVYPLLFASNILVDSSTMPKWIGVIVDINPISIAVTTVRGFMNGTASTTDSAAGLGVCLLLIVIFAPTTLYLYLNNLNKNNR, encoded by the coding sequence ATGAACAGCAGCCCTAACATAAATGAATCGTTGTTGTTACGAAAGTCCGGGCCACGCAGTCCAAATTCCTTAACATCGACATCAATCTTCATGTGGAGAACATGGCAAAATACGAAAAACAATGGGTTTGGCTTTGCAATGGATGCCATCCTGACTCCCGTCATGATGCTGCTCATTTTTAATTTTTTGTTCGGCGGCGCCATTGCGGGTTCTACCGAGGCATACATTCAATTTCTGCTGCCGGGCATCCTCGTTCTGACGGTTGTTCCTATGACCGTCTACAGCGGGACAACCCTGTGCCAGGACATCTCGAAAGGGGTGTACAACCGTTTCCGAACAATGCCATTTTGGCAGTCGGCCCCCGTGCTCGGGCCATTAATGACAGATGGACTAAGATATTCAATAGCCTTGCTTGTAGCTTGTGGAACGGGGTTGTTACTTGGCTTCCGCCCGGAGGATGGGGTTAAGGGCACGATAATAGCCATCTTGTTTATCATTTTTTTCGCCTTTAGTGTGAGCTGGATTTTTTCCATGATTGGTGTTATAGCCAAACGACCTGAGACGGTATCGGGATCAAGCATGATGGTGGTGTATCCTCTCTTGTTTGCGAGCAATATTTTGGTAGACTCATCAACAATGCCAAAATGGATTGGGGTCATCGTGGATATCAATCCAATCAGCATTGCGGTTACTACAGTACGAGGATTCATGAATGGCACAGCAAGCACAACGGACAGTGCAGCAGGGCTTGGCGTTTGCCTGCTGTTGATTGTCATCTTTGCGCCAACAACATTGTATTTGTATCTGAATAATCTGAATAAAAATAATCGTTAG
- a CDS encoding transcriptional regulator, with product MIHIKELRSGLSIFKALSSEIRIEILELLTEYDSLNLNEIAEKLGLTNGAITMHIKKLEESGLIDITTAVGRHGIQKICYLNEDILTVNLRNKNTGQSNVYEVELKVGHYCDYHAEATCGLATKDSIVGEFDNPRYFADPEHINAGIVWLTKGFLEYRIPNYLKPNQRFSELQFIMELSSEAPGYNDDFPSDIVFSVNGIDLGVWTSPGDFGTERGTYNPDWWPPHLNQYGLIKLLRINENGSFIDGCLISHVTIADINLKENADIKFKIGVAESRAGGLTIYGQSFGNYQQDLIARVIYDIVAETPLNRISRNF from the coding sequence ATGATTCACATAAAAGAGCTCCGATCGGGATTAAGTATTTTCAAGGCGTTAAGTTCCGAAATCCGGATCGAAATCCTGGAACTGCTGACCGAGTATGACAGCTTGAATCTCAATGAAATTGCTGAGAAGCTCGGTCTGACGAATGGCGCGATCACGATGCATATCAAGAAGCTGGAGGAAAGCGGATTAATTGACATCACAACCGCAGTCGGACGACACGGCATCCAAAAAATATGTTATTTGAATGAAGACATCCTTACCGTGAATCTTCGGAATAAGAACACTGGTCAGTCCAACGTGTATGAGGTCGAGTTAAAGGTCGGCCATTATTGCGATTATCATGCGGAAGCGACCTGCGGGCTGGCAACTAAAGACAGCATTGTGGGCGAGTTCGACAACCCGCGTTATTTCGCCGATCCCGAGCATATTAATGCAGGCATCGTTTGGCTTACCAAAGGCTTTTTGGAATATCGAATCCCGAATTACCTTAAGCCAAACCAGCGGTTCAGCGAGCTGCAGTTCATTATGGAGCTCAGTTCCGAAGCGCCGGGGTACAATGACGACTTTCCGTCAGACATCGTATTCAGTGTGAACGGCATCGATCTCGGCGTATGGACGTCCCCCGGCGATTTTGGAACGGAACGCGGCACTTATAACCCGGATTGGTGGCCGCCCCACTTGAACCAATACGGACTCATCAAGCTGCTTCGAATTAACGAAAACGGCTCGTTCATTGACGGCTGCCTGATTTCGCATGTTACGATTGCCGACATTAATCTGAAGGAGAATGCGGATATCAAATTCAAGATCGGGGTGGCGGAATCCAGAGCAGGCGGACTAACCATTTACGGACAGAGCTTCGGAAACTACCAGCAGGACCTGATCGCCAGGGTTATCTATGATATAGTCGCAGAAACGCCCCTTAATCGGATAAGCAGGAACTTTTAG